One Saccharopolyspora erythraea NRRL 2338 genomic region harbors:
- a CDS encoding response regulator, with protein MVRVVLADDEAVIRAGVRAILSSDPEIEVVAEAADGRAAVDLVHRHRPDVAVLDIRMPVLDGLAATEQLRGTGTAVLIMTTFDEDDYITRALHGGASGFLLKTGDPRELVLGVRAAADGGAYLSPPVARRVIRDLGGPRLSREVAARNRIEGLSERERQVLALVGAGLSNAEIARRVHVVEGTVKAYVSAILNHLGFRNRVQAAILAYEAGLVDEDR; from the coding sequence ATGGTGCGGGTCGTGCTGGCCGACGACGAGGCGGTGATCCGCGCGGGCGTGCGGGCGATCCTGTCGTCGGACCCGGAGATCGAGGTCGTCGCCGAGGCCGCCGACGGCCGGGCGGCCGTGGACCTGGTGCACAGGCACCGGCCGGACGTCGCGGTGCTCGACATCCGGATGCCGGTGCTGGACGGCCTGGCCGCCACCGAGCAGCTGCGCGGCACCGGCACCGCCGTGCTGATCATGACCACCTTCGACGAGGACGACTACATCACCCGCGCCCTGCACGGCGGGGCGAGCGGATTCCTGCTCAAGACCGGAGACCCGCGCGAGCTGGTGCTCGGCGTGCGGGCCGCGGCCGACGGCGGGGCGTACCTGTCGCCGCCGGTCGCCCGCAGGGTGATCCGCGACCTCGGCGGCCCGCGGCTGTCCCGCGAGGTCGCCGCGCGCAACCGGATCGAAGGGCTCAGCGAGCGGGAGCGGCAAGTGCTCGCACTGGTCGGTGCCGGCCTCTCCAACGCCGAGATCGCGCGGCGCGTCCACGTCGTGGAGGGCACGGTGAAGGCCTACGTGAGCGCGATCCTCAACCACCTCGGCTTCCGAAACCGCGTGCAGGCAGCGATCCTCGCCTACGAGGCCGGGCTCGTCGACGAGGACCGCTGA
- a CDS encoding glycoside hydrolase family 27 protein has protein sequence MHQRTLLAGTLLATALLLTTSATAGATSAPEDPAPTPPMGWNSWNKFACDIDERLITETADAMVASGMKDAGYTYVNIDDCWMAPERDAEGRLQADPHRFPSGIKALADHVHAKGLKLGIYSSAGTKTCQGLPASLDHEEIDARSFAEWGVDYLKYDNCNNEGRPAVERYSEMSEALRATGRRIVYSICEWGENDPWNRGRDVGGHLWRTTGDISDSWSSMTSLLDQQVGIEQHSGPGGWNDPDMLEVGNGGMTDTEYRAHFSLWALLNAPLLAGNDLRSMDEPTARILLNPELIAINQDWGGKQGYRVRDDGETEVWAKPVSDGSVAVVLFNRDGQERRISATTEEVGLPGADRYRVRDLWTGDESQNDGELGASVPSHGAVAYRVWAGDA, from the coding sequence GTGCACCAACGGACACTGCTGGCCGGAACACTGCTCGCGACGGCACTCCTGCTCACCACCTCCGCGACCGCCGGTGCGACCTCGGCGCCCGAGGACCCGGCGCCCACGCCCCCGATGGGCTGGAACAGCTGGAACAAGTTCGCCTGCGACATCGACGAGCGGCTGATCACCGAGACCGCCGACGCGATGGTCGCGTCCGGCATGAAGGACGCCGGCTACACCTACGTCAACATCGACGACTGCTGGATGGCCCCGGAACGCGACGCCGAGGGGCGGTTGCAGGCCGACCCGCACCGCTTCCCCTCCGGCATCAAGGCCCTCGCCGACCACGTGCACGCCAAGGGGCTGAAGCTCGGCATCTACTCGTCGGCGGGCACCAAGACGTGCCAGGGCCTGCCCGCCAGCCTCGACCACGAAGAGATCGACGCGCGGTCGTTCGCCGAGTGGGGCGTGGACTACCTCAAGTACGACAACTGCAACAACGAGGGCCGACCCGCGGTCGAGCGCTACTCCGAGATGAGCGAGGCGCTGCGCGCGACCGGCCGCCGGATCGTCTACAGCATCTGCGAGTGGGGCGAGAACGACCCGTGGAACCGGGGCCGCGACGTCGGCGGGCACCTGTGGCGCACGACCGGTGACATCAGCGACTCGTGGTCCAGCATGACGAGCCTGCTGGACCAGCAGGTCGGCATCGAGCAGCACTCCGGGCCCGGCGGCTGGAACGACCCGGACATGCTGGAGGTCGGCAACGGCGGCATGACCGACACCGAGTACCGCGCCCACTTCTCGCTGTGGGCGCTGCTGAACGCCCCGCTGCTGGCGGGCAACGACCTCCGGTCGATGGACGAGCCCACCGCGCGGATCCTGCTCAACCCCGAGCTCATCGCGATCAACCAGGACTGGGGCGGCAAGCAGGGGTACCGGGTTCGCGACGACGGCGAGACCGAGGTGTGGGCCAAGCCCGTGTCGGACGGTTCGGTCGCGGTCGTGCTTTTCAACCGGGACGGCCAGGAGCGGCGGATCAGCGCCACCACCGAGGAGGTCGGCCTGCCCGGCGCCGACCGGTACCGGGTGCGCGACCTGTGGACCGGTGATGAGAGCCAGAACGACGGCGAGTTGGGCGCGTCGGTCCCGTCGCACGGAGCCGTGGCGTACCGCGTGTGGGCGGGCGACGCCTGA
- a CDS encoding sensor histidine kinase: MGVLRSPKVRDALLWAVLGLPVWWAVATSHQGRFAWWECVIGLAVVAGALALRRRRPSWAVFVALAAWALATVARSAPTEVGLVAMLPLAVATSYSAGVRVSEAHQAVAGFAWTTAGVSALVAAATRDDGAVLVAVIGIAFLGTVPWLVGRHRRQYRDLVWAGWERAEQLEREQRIIAEQARLRERTRIAGDMHDLLGHELSLVALRIGGLEVAPDLDSRHREVAGEARAAVTSAAQRLREVVEMLREEPPPLTPGGSVRELVERAETSGMRIHLAESGEPADTTSMRQRAVCRVAQEALTNAAKHAPGAEVSVRVEHEPGETRVLVANPATGEGGGGGGYGLVALAERVRLAGGEFHAGERGGEFTVHARIPQEAQQIAPAPEGSESAARLAAAQRKVRSSRTVAIAVATGCVVGLATVSGAIAVYDAVTSVLSPADYQRLRPGQSWADVEPYLPSRTRIDDPPRRDPPRPPGAECLYYSTHHNPFDERRLELYRLCFRADVLVGKDFIAGR, from the coding sequence CTGCGCAGGCGGCGCCCGTCGTGGGCGGTGTTCGTGGCGTTGGCGGCGTGGGCGCTGGCCACCGTGGCGCGGTCCGCGCCGACCGAGGTGGGGCTGGTGGCGATGCTGCCGCTCGCGGTGGCGACGAGCTACTCCGCCGGGGTGCGGGTTTCCGAGGCGCACCAGGCGGTCGCGGGGTTCGCCTGGACCACCGCCGGGGTGTCGGCGCTGGTGGCGGCCGCGACGCGGGACGACGGCGCGGTGCTCGTCGCCGTCATCGGCATCGCGTTCCTCGGCACGGTCCCGTGGCTGGTGGGCCGTCACCGCCGCCAGTACCGGGACCTGGTGTGGGCGGGCTGGGAACGCGCCGAGCAGCTCGAACGCGAGCAGCGGATCATCGCCGAGCAGGCGCGGCTGCGCGAGCGCACCCGCATCGCGGGCGACATGCACGACCTGCTCGGCCACGAGCTGAGCCTGGTCGCGCTGCGGATCGGCGGACTGGAGGTCGCACCGGACCTCGACTCCCGGCACCGGGAGGTCGCGGGCGAGGCCAGGGCCGCGGTGACCTCGGCGGCGCAGCGCCTGCGCGAGGTCGTCGAGATGCTGCGCGAGGAGCCGCCGCCGCTCACCCCGGGCGGGAGCGTGCGGGAGCTGGTGGAACGCGCCGAGACCTCCGGCATGCGGATCCATCTGGCGGAGTCCGGGGAACCGGCGGACACGACGTCGATGCGGCAGCGCGCGGTGTGCCGGGTCGCGCAGGAGGCGCTGACCAACGCCGCCAAGCACGCGCCCGGCGCCGAGGTGTCGGTGCGCGTCGAGCACGAGCCCGGCGAAACCCGCGTTCTCGTCGCGAACCCCGCCACTGGCGAGGGCGGCGGTGGCGGCGGGTACGGGCTGGTCGCGCTGGCCGAACGGGTGCGTCTGGCGGGCGGCGAGTTCCACGCGGGCGAACGGGGCGGCGAATTCACCGTGCACGCCCGGATTCCGCAGGAGGCGCAGCAGATCGCGCCCGCGCCCGAGGGCTCCGAATCCGCCGCCCGGCTGGCCGCGGCGCAGCGGAAGGTGCGCAGCAGCCGCACCGTCGCGATCGCCGTCGCCACCGGCTGCGTGGTCGGGCTGGCGACCGTGTCCGGCGCCATCGCGGTCTACGACGCGGTGACGTCGGTGTTGTCCCCGGCCGACTACCAGCGGCTCCGGCCGGGGCAGTCGTGGGCCGACGTCGAGCCGTACCTGCCGTCGCGCACCCGCATCGACGATCCACCGCGGAGGGACCCGCCCAGACCACCGGGTGCGGAGTGCCTGTACTACAGCACCCACCACAATCCTTTCGACGAGCGGCGGCTCGAGCTGTACCGGCTGTGCTTCCGGGCGGACGTGCTGGTCGGCAAGGACTTCATCGCCGGGAGGTAG
- a CDS encoding phosphatase PAP2 family protein — MFTESSHPHPAVNEIEDVPDVSAHWYRAVTDLAADAPGWLRAPAPVATEAIILIFLGLFVLTWWRARAGGDRQLTAALLAPVATAVAYLGSELLKTWWQQERPCRAVRDIAATLAECPEPGDWSLPSNHSAIAAASAVALAFAWRRLAVAAVLLALLEGFSRVYVGAHYPHDVIAGFLLGALVATAVMPLTGPLTPTTHRIRSHRAFRTALDSRQAAASR, encoded by the coding sequence GTGTTCACAGAGAGTTCGCATCCGCACCCGGCGGTCAACGAGATCGAGGACGTGCCGGACGTCAGCGCGCACTGGTACCGCGCCGTCACCGACCTGGCCGCCGACGCGCCGGGGTGGCTCCGCGCGCCGGCCCCCGTCGCCACAGAGGCGATCATCCTCATATTCCTCGGCCTGTTCGTCCTGACGTGGTGGCGGGCCAGAGCCGGCGGCGACCGGCAGCTGACCGCGGCGCTGCTGGCGCCGGTCGCGACCGCGGTGGCCTACCTCGGCAGCGAGCTGCTCAAGACGTGGTGGCAGCAGGAACGCCCGTGCCGCGCGGTGCGCGACATCGCGGCGACGCTCGCCGAGTGCCCGGAGCCCGGCGACTGGTCGCTGCCGAGCAACCACTCCGCCATCGCGGCCGCTTCGGCCGTGGCGCTGGCCTTCGCGTGGCGGCGGCTCGCGGTGGCCGCGGTCCTCCTCGCGCTGCTGGAGGGCTTCTCGCGGGTGTACGTCGGGGCGCACTACCCGCACGACGTGATCGCGGGCTTCCTGCTCGGCGCACTGGTCGCGACGGCGGTGATGCCGCTGACCGGGCCGCTGACGCCCACGACGCACCGCATCCGCTCGCACCGCGCGTTCCGCACCGCCCTGGACTCGCGGCAGGCGGCCGCGTCGCGCTGA